From Shewanella psychrophila, a single genomic window includes:
- a CDS encoding DUF1289 domain-containing protein, producing the protein MEQLEFFEIPSPCIGVCQTDARGYCKGCLRSRDERFNWLEFSDTKKTDVIRLCKQRIRRRKLAILKAKKAQLTQEQAQINPMLDFGSNEEAEPKFDLDDFSLE; encoded by the coding sequence ATGGAACAACTAGAGTTTTTTGAGATCCCAAGTCCTTGTATCGGTGTGTGCCAAACCGATGCCAGAGGATACTGTAAAGGCTGTTTACGTAGTCGAGACGAGCGCTTTAATTGGCTTGAGTTTTCTGATACCAAGAAGACTGATGTGATACGTCTGTGTAAGCAGCGTATACGTCGCAGAAAGCTTGCCATTCTCAAAGCAAAAAAAGCTCAGCTTACTCAGGAGCAGGCCCAAATAAACCCTATGCTAGACTTTGGGAGCAATGAAGAAGCTGAACCTAAGTTCGATCTCGATGATTTTTCACTAGAGTGA
- a CDS encoding acyl-CoA dehydrogenase: MARVHFDWTDPLQFNALLSEEERMIRDSVHDYAQEKLMPRVLMANRNEHFDREIMNELGELGLLGATLPEKYDCSNVNYVSYGLVAREIERVDSGYRSAMSVQSSLVMHPIYAYGSEEQRLKYLPKLAKGEWIGCFGLTEPDVGSDPGGMKTRAERIDGGYRLNGAKMWITNSPIADVFIVWAKLEGKIRGFILEKGMKGLSAPKIEGKFSLRASITGEIVMDNVEVPESALMPNVEGLKGPFGCLNKARYGIAWGALGAAEFCWHGARQYTLDRIQFNRPLAANQLIQKKLADMQTEITLGLFACLQAGRLMDQDALPVEAISLIKRNSCGKALDIARMSRDMHGGNGISDEFHIIRHVMNLEAVNTYEGTHDIHALILGRAQTGIQAFG, encoded by the coding sequence ATGGCAAGAGTGCATTTCGATTGGACCGATCCCCTGCAGTTTAACGCCCTACTCTCGGAAGAGGAACGCATGATCCGTGACAGTGTTCACGATTATGCCCAGGAAAAACTTATGCCTAGGGTGCTGATGGCCAACCGAAACGAGCACTTCGATCGGGAGATCATGAATGAGTTAGGAGAGCTAGGTTTACTGGGAGCAACTTTGCCTGAAAAGTATGACTGCTCCAATGTTAATTATGTCAGCTATGGTTTGGTGGCTCGTGAGATTGAACGGGTCGACAGTGGTTATCGTTCAGCCATGAGTGTGCAGTCTTCCTTAGTCATGCATCCTATCTACGCTTACGGTAGTGAAGAGCAGAGACTCAAGTATTTACCTAAATTGGCAAAGGGGGAGTGGATTGGCTGTTTCGGTCTGACTGAGCCCGATGTTGGTTCCGATCCAGGAGGAATGAAGACCCGCGCCGAACGTATCGATGGAGGCTATCGTCTCAATGGTGCCAAGATGTGGATCACTAACTCCCCAATTGCCGATGTGTTTATTGTCTGGGCTAAGCTAGAAGGAAAAATCAGGGGCTTCATCTTAGAAAAAGGCATGAAGGGGTTAAGCGCGCCTAAGATTGAGGGCAAGTTCTCACTTAGAGCCTCCATCACTGGCGAAATTGTCATGGACAATGTTGAGGTGCCTGAATCTGCTTTAATGCCTAATGTCGAAGGGCTAAAGGGGCCTTTTGGTTGTCTGAACAAGGCACGCTACGGAATCGCCTGGGGAGCGCTGGGTGCCGCCGAGTTCTGTTGGCATGGTGCACGTCAATATACATTAGACAGAATTCAGTTTAATCGTCCATTAGCTGCCAATCAGCTGATCCAAAAGAAACTAGCCGATATGCAGACTGAGATAACCTTAGGCTTGTTTGCCTGCTTACAGGCGGGGCGTCTGATGGATCAAGATGCCTTACCTGTTGAAGCTATCTCGCTGATAAAGCGAAATTCCTGTGGCAAGGCGTTAGATATAGCTCGTATGTCTCGGGATATGCATGGTGGCAATGGCATCTCAGATGAGTTCCATATCATACGTCATGTTATGAATCTGGAGGCGGTGAATACCTACGAGGGCACTCACGATATCCATGCACTTATCTTAGGTCGAGCGCAAACAGGCATTCAGGCATTTGGATAA
- a CDS encoding MipA/OmpV family protein, with translation MKNLTVLLLTCILFPISSWADTVDSCGSEYECIEIGRWDIGLALGYGSRSNPLKDYDDIPIYLVPTFAYYGDSWYFDNGNIGYTLSEDEKYTINLTTSFSTDSAFFHRWDPSNIFLTGTNRFEPSPFSTRNQPMLMSNEQGGPILNELESRNFTYLGGIEAYLYTRAGVLNFEVTHDLLNVHQGTEAKLQWLYNIAVKEWSFELALEFDWKSKEVVDYYYGIRPSESVFWSENYKAESAINTSLKFTSHYVLTEHWKLLFLARYTQIADEIVASPLLNEDYTSTFFVGTAYRF, from the coding sequence ATGAAAAACCTAACAGTGCTCCTGCTAACTTGTATTTTGTTCCCTATTTCGTCATGGGCCGATACCGTTGACTCCTGCGGAAGTGAATACGAGTGTATCGAAATAGGCAGATGGGATATTGGCCTGGCACTAGGTTACGGCTCTCGCAGTAATCCTCTTAAAGATTATGATGATATACCTATCTATTTAGTACCCACTTTCGCTTATTACGGTGATTCCTGGTACTTCGATAATGGTAATATTGGTTATACATTAAGCGAAGATGAAAAGTACACCATCAATCTGACGACAAGTTTCAGTACAGATAGCGCCTTCTTTCATCGTTGGGATCCTTCTAACATCTTTCTTACAGGTACCAATAGATTCGAACCAAGTCCATTCTCTACACGAAATCAGCCGATGCTAATGAGTAATGAGCAAGGTGGACCAATACTCAATGAACTTGAGAGCCGCAATTTTACCTATCTCGGGGGAATTGAAGCCTACCTTTATACTCGGGCTGGCGTATTAAACTTCGAAGTAACCCATGATTTGCTGAATGTCCACCAAGGTACTGAGGCCAAGCTACAATGGCTGTACAACATAGCAGTAAAGGAATGGAGTTTTGAATTAGCGCTTGAATTTGATTGGAAGAGTAAAGAAGTTGTCGATTATTACTACGGTATCAGACCCTCAGAAAGTGTATTTTGGAGCGAAAACTATAAAGCTGAGTCTGCAATTAATACTAGTTTAAAGTTTACCAGTCATTATGTACTAACAGAGCATTGGAAATTGTTATTTCTAGCGCGATATACCCAGATTGCTGATGAAATAGTTGCAAGCCCTCTGCTTAATGAAGATTATACCAGTACCTTTTTTGTCGGCACTGCCTATAGGTTTTAA
- a CDS encoding LysR family transcriptional regulator: MNLRSLNYFVAVVERGSISGAAKECFIAQPSISAAISQLETQLDTQLFHRHGKGVSPTDSGLRLYPLAQKLLNESQAIESLFKQPQQQTPFRLGLIRSLGVHRMSELLKDFTNTCADMELTLVEANEDAEARIITTSDLTTGENFYPIWHDDYLLAIPSSFSLSLQTQIRLQDLDQQAFIHRAPCEALSSLQQLMDLEGIQVQVRARIQTVEYAVGLVAAGLGIALIPALPALLEQRNITFRPLQDIELKRTVGLALPRDASLNEQQIQLLKICEQPRH; this comes from the coding sequence GTGAATCTAAGATCGCTCAATTATTTTGTCGCCGTGGTAGAGAGAGGCAGTATTAGTGGTGCCGCCAAAGAGTGTTTTATCGCCCAACCCTCTATCTCGGCTGCGATATCGCAATTAGAGACCCAACTAGATACACAACTTTTCCATCGCCATGGAAAAGGTGTCAGTCCAACAGATTCGGGGCTTAGGCTTTATCCTCTGGCGCAGAAACTACTCAATGAATCTCAGGCCATCGAATCTCTATTCAAACAACCTCAACAACAGACTCCCTTTAGACTGGGGTTAATCCGCTCGTTAGGGGTTCATAGGATGAGTGAACTGCTGAAGGATTTTACCAATACCTGTGCCGATATGGAGTTAACACTTGTCGAAGCCAATGAAGATGCCGAAGCGAGAATTATAACCACCAGTGATTTGACCACAGGGGAAAACTTTTATCCTATCTGGCATGATGACTACCTGCTGGCTATCCCTTCCTCATTCAGCTTGAGTCTACAGACACAAATACGCCTACAGGATTTAGATCAGCAAGCCTTTATTCACCGTGCTCCCTGTGAGGCGTTGTCGAGTCTGCAACAATTAATGGATCTGGAAGGTATACAAGTACAGGTCAGAGCCAGAATTCAGACCGTCGAATACGCAGTTGGCTTAGTCGCTGCAGGCCTAGGTATCGCCTTAATACCGGCTCTCCCCGCGTTACTTGAGCAGCGAAATATTACCTTCAGACCACTTCAGGATATCGAACTGAAGCGAACTGTCGGATTAGCCCTACCTAGAGATGCCAGCTTAAATGAACAACAAATTCAATTACTAAAAATATGCGAACAGCCCAGACATTAA
- a CDS encoding response regulator yields the protein MTDPQSTHRVLLVEDDIRLANLIVDYLKSHGMHVEVERRGDTVLTRLINYKPDIILLDIMLPGMDGLTLCEKLPDYFAGPILLMSALGSNEDQIKGLELGADDYVVKPVDPALLIARINNLLRRTAKPPKVESHCLSFGKLSIDPHTQAIRLGDIEVDLTSHEFELLWLLASQAGQVLSRQYIYQYLLNIDFDGKDRKIDVRISRLRKKLGDNIETPFRIKTVWGQGYLFAPEAWTS from the coding sequence ATGACCGACCCCCAATCTACCCATAGAGTATTACTGGTAGAGGATGATATTCGTCTTGCCAATTTGATTGTGGATTATTTAAAGTCGCATGGAATGCACGTTGAAGTCGAACGCCGAGGAGATACTGTATTAACTCGGTTGATCAACTACAAACCCGATATCATCTTGCTAGATATCATGTTGCCAGGGATGGACGGGCTTACACTGTGTGAAAAGCTACCCGATTACTTTGCAGGTCCTATCTTACTGATGAGTGCTCTTGGCTCTAACGAAGATCAGATCAAAGGTTTAGAGCTCGGCGCCGATGATTACGTGGTGAAACCTGTGGATCCGGCTCTGCTTATAGCCAGAATTAACAATTTATTGCGCCGCACGGCTAAGCCACCTAAAGTAGAGTCTCACTGTTTGAGTTTTGGCAAACTTAGCATCGACCCACACACTCAGGCTATTCGTCTGGGCGATATTGAGGTCGACTTAACTAGCCATGAATTTGAACTATTATGGTTGCTAGCCTCCCAAGCAGGTCAAGTATTAAGCCGCCAATATATCTACCAGTACCTACTCAATATCGATTTTGATGGTAAAGACAGAAAAATTGATGTGCGTATCTCCCGCTTAAGAAAGAAATTAGGAGATAATATTGAGACACCATTTAGAATCAAGACAGTTTGGGGCCAAGGCTATTTGTTTGCACCAGAAGCTTGGACTAGCTAA
- a CDS encoding DUF4136 domain-containing protein encodes MKIPALILVLISCLMLNACTSKPKSDYDIEYDFSQLKSFETFSPSQTDDPLSSSRIEDSIAVALTKQGFVMAQQQPDFKITYSFKVEDKPKESGLSIGLGTGTWGSSGGVSVGTSVGVPIGSDTARIQTIQIDIINPQTNKLIWRGTDKFNFDAGGEEKLSATQVTVTKILSQFPPQKQ; translated from the coding sequence ATGAAAATCCCAGCCCTCATCCTTGTTCTTATTTCTTGCTTGATGCTAAATGCCTGTACCAGTAAACCTAAGAGTGACTATGATATCGAATATGATTTTAGCCAGCTCAAGAGTTTCGAGACCTTTTCACCCTCCCAAACCGATGACCCATTAAGTTCATCACGCATCGAGGATTCAATCGCAGTTGCACTGACCAAGCAAGGGTTTGTGATGGCCCAACAGCAACCTGACTTTAAAATTACTTATTCCTTCAAGGTGGAAGATAAGCCAAAGGAATCCGGCCTATCTATAGGCTTAGGTACTGGCACTTGGGGCAGTAGCGGTGGGGTGAGTGTCGGCACGAGTGTTGGCGTCCCTATCGGAAGTGATACAGCTAGGATTCAAACCATACAAATAGATATTATCAATCCACAAACCAATAAGTTAATCTGGCGTGGAACAGATAAATTTAACTTCGATGCTGGCGGTGAAGAGAAGCTATCAGCAACTCAAGTCACAGTGACTAAGATTCTGTCTCAATTCCCGCCGCAAAAGCAGTAA
- a CDS encoding substrate-binding periplasmic protein — protein sequence MRYLLKITLLLMYSHLSLCFADELAVTLAYVEYPPYIGAELENGGPVAEIVAKSYEKIGYQVTLELVPWVRAFRDAKLGIYDGVFTAWHRKEREQWFLFSDSLPPNEIGFYKRKGEDISIQSFDDLKPYQIGVVRGYGYPSGFSEANLKLSVVDTDIQNLRMLLYKRIDLALTDKALGRHFMTEELLGEIEWVEPPIEVLNQYLMISKKAAGAHKLLADFNSGLKQLSDSGELAQILKYHGF from the coding sequence ATGCGATATCTCCTGAAAATCACCTTACTACTTATGTACAGCCACCTGTCTCTTTGCTTTGCCGACGAGCTGGCTGTTACCTTAGCTTATGTCGAGTACCCACCTTATATTGGCGCAGAGCTGGAAAATGGTGGCCCAGTGGCTGAAATAGTCGCTAAGTCTTATGAGAAAATCGGATATCAAGTAACACTAGAGTTGGTGCCTTGGGTTAGGGCTTTTAGAGATGCAAAATTGGGGATCTATGATGGAGTGTTTACTGCCTGGCATAGAAAAGAAAGGGAGCAATGGTTTCTGTTTTCAGACTCTCTTCCCCCCAATGAGATAGGTTTCTACAAACGTAAGGGGGAAGACATTAGTATACAGTCTTTCGATGACCTCAAACCCTATCAGATAGGTGTCGTACGAGGATATGGGTACCCCTCAGGTTTTAGTGAAGCTAACTTAAAGCTGTCTGTGGTGGATACCGACATACAGAACCTGCGCATGCTCCTATATAAGCGTATCGATTTGGCTCTGACTGATAAAGCCCTGGGGAGGCACTTTATGACGGAAGAGCTTCTGGGGGAAATCGAGTGGGTAGAACCTCCTATCGAAGTGCTAAACCAATATTTAATGATTTCTAAAAAAGCAGCCGGAGCTCACAAATTACTTGCCGACTTTAACTCTGGATTAAAGCAGTTATCTGATTCTGGTGAGTTAGCTCAAATACTCAAATATCACGGATTCTGA
- a CDS encoding DUF3019 domain-containing protein: MRVLNQVLVSLFRLLPFGILILSLLSGFAVAEEEDEDQGSILKLSPEFCITSEDENVCKLTLVLEWENEFFRPICILSDYKEMAKWCAESADTHSLTLNISATDDIQFVMIDKETHQTLAGVKLKVTPAAEPKVRRRYRNPWSLF; this comes from the coding sequence ATGCGAGTGTTAAATCAGGTATTAGTGTCATTATTTAGATTGTTACCCTTTGGAATACTCATACTCTCACTGTTGAGTGGCTTTGCCGTCGCAGAAGAAGAGGATGAAGATCAGGGTTCCATACTCAAACTTTCCCCAGAGTTTTGCATCACATCTGAAGATGAAAATGTATGCAAGCTCACTCTGGTGCTAGAATGGGAAAACGAATTTTTTAGACCCATCTGTATTTTGTCTGACTACAAAGAGATGGCAAAGTGGTGTGCCGAGTCAGCGGACACTCATTCATTAACATTAAACATCAGTGCAACTGATGATATTCAATTTGTTATGATTGATAAAGAAACACACCAAACATTAGCCGGAGTCAAACTAAAAGTCACACCGGCCGCTGAGCCTAAAGTACGACGACGCTACCGCAACCCATGGAGTTTATTCTAA
- a CDS encoding energy transducer TonB — translation MARKKIVHEPVYPANAKKLGVEGHVSMEFDLSADGKPINITLLESSPTGVFDQAGIAALSTWVYLGEMLPCDAVSLSFNLPPER, via the coding sequence ATCGCACGGAAAAAAATCGTTCACGAGCCCGTTTATCCCGCTAACGCTAAAAAGCTTGGAGTGGAGGGGCATGTATCAATGGAGTTTGATCTATCTGCTGATGGAAAGCCTATCAATATAACCCTGCTAGAATCATCTCCTACAGGCGTGTTTGATCAAGCGGGCATTGCAGCCCTATCGACCTGGGTTTATCTGGGAGAGATGTTGCCATGTGATGCAGTATCGCTGAGTTTTAACTTGCCTCCAGAGCGCTGA
- a CDS encoding AAA family ATPase, with the protein MQDIRDLTGVLRSNTPIVIIETYEEYRVIDLLKRVSAVLYQPLFTWSITQGLTRVDRAMGTQKFNSDPTDILGQIKSTSQQGIYVLCDFHPFVDNAPKNVRLLKEIALEYASLKHTIVLVSHAFEIPPEIQRYCAHFRLSLPNNEQLQNLIYEQVEQVKSEGMILTVDDTAVTQLAKNLRGLTFDDAKRLAHKAIVDDGAITHSDVEMVNRGKFKLLDMEGVLQFEYDTSDFSQVAGLHNLKGWLNQRAPTTLTSSLEDQPKGILLLGVQGSGKSLAAKAVAGMWQRPLLRMDMSALYNKYIGETEKNLRTALELADLMSPCVLWIDEIEKGLSSGSSDDGTSKRILGTILTWMAERKSDVFLVATANDISALPPELMRKGRMDEIFFVDLPDDEVRQAIFLIHAKRRGLDVTRLDLAQLSKASQGFSGAEIEQAVISAIYSGKAIETEVDQALLIQELMKTRPLSVVMREKLQALRDWASGRTVNAHK; encoded by the coding sequence ATGCAAGATATCAGGGATCTGACAGGAGTATTAAGATCCAACACCCCCATAGTAATCATCGAAACCTATGAGGAATATCGCGTTATAGACTTGCTTAAAAGGGTATCGGCAGTCCTCTATCAGCCATTGTTTACCTGGAGTATCACTCAAGGTTTGACTCGGGTCGATCGTGCCATGGGCACTCAGAAATTCAACAGCGATCCTACCGATATTTTAGGACAGATAAAGTCTACATCACAGCAAGGTATTTATGTCTTATGCGATTTTCACCCTTTTGTCGATAATGCTCCAAAAAATGTACGCTTACTCAAAGAGATAGCGCTCGAGTATGCATCGCTTAAGCATACTATTGTCTTGGTGAGTCATGCTTTCGAGATCCCACCTGAGATCCAAAGGTATTGCGCACATTTCAGACTCTCATTGCCTAACAATGAGCAGTTACAAAACTTGATCTATGAACAGGTGGAGCAAGTAAAGAGTGAAGGCATGATATTGACTGTCGATGATACGGCGGTTACGCAGTTGGCGAAGAATCTACGCGGCCTCACCTTCGATGATGCAAAACGTTTGGCCCATAAGGCTATAGTGGATGATGGGGCCATTACTCATTCTGATGTGGAGATGGTTAATCGTGGTAAGTTCAAACTACTGGATATGGAAGGTGTGCTGCAATTTGAATACGACACCAGTGATTTCTCTCAGGTAGCTGGCCTGCATAATCTTAAGGGGTGGCTTAATCAGCGGGCACCAACGACACTGACTAGCTCCTTGGAAGATCAGCCTAAGGGTATTCTATTGCTCGGTGTGCAAGGGAGTGGCAAGAGCTTGGCAGCAAAGGCTGTGGCCGGAATGTGGCAAAGGCCCTTGCTTAGGATGGATATGTCAGCCCTTTATAACAAGTACATAGGTGAGACAGAGAAGAACCTGCGTACAGCCTTGGAACTTGCGGACTTGATGTCTCCCTGCGTACTGTGGATAGATGAGATTGAGAAAGGGCTCAGCAGTGGCAGTAGCGACGATGGCACCTCAAAACGGATATTGGGTACTATCCTGACCTGGATGGCGGAGAGAAAGTCCGATGTCTTCTTAGTGGCAACCGCGAATGATATTTCGGCACTGCCTCCAGAGTTGATGCGAAAGGGGCGTATGGATGAGATTTTCTTCGTTGATCTTCCTGACGATGAGGTGCGCCAGGCTATATTCCTTATCCATGCAAAGCGTCGTGGGCTGGATGTTACAAGATTAGATCTCGCACAGTTATCCAAAGCGAGCCAGGGCTTTTCTGGCGCCGAGATCGAACAAGCTGTTATCTCCGCAATTTATAGTGGCAAAGCGATCGAGACAGAGGTCGATCAGGCACTCTTGATCCAGGAATTAATGAAGACCCGGCCATTATCTGTGGTGATGCGTGAGAAGTTACAGGCACTAAGAGATTGGGCTTCGGGGAGAACCGTCAATGCTCATAAGTAG
- a CDS encoding ATP-binding protein: MKRLFISLYLLVSLSFLGIGWTLDSIWQNSVEDSGAMDAPLIALAQLLAKLPNQDRKEYLEQIDLNPDYPLKLVDASQIAIAKSSQLTSDSILVTSQGDNHELHFVKVGQQILIAGPIEIDPRARLRGLFTLFFYLSLAFVALIWVWPLSRDLKTLKSATREFGQAKWDTQIELSPRSQVLPLAITFNEMSQKISTLIENQKHLSNAVSHEIRTPLARLKFALALMPQYCQPDSSAERRDEFLDEMQQDVKEMENLLQELLTYASLESKQKDIQFEQCDLEVLTEHTIEKLTNSISAPIEFIQPTNKPVYIIGDPLLIERAIQNLITNAQRFGRKSIKVKIEQSEKQVTLSITDDGQGIPVEDQAKIFEPFYRSQSVQNGNKGHGLGLAIIKRIMDRHEGKVTLESTDGHTCFTLFWPTAESTGNIQ; encoded by the coding sequence TTGAAACGACTTTTTATCAGCCTCTACCTATTGGTAAGCCTTAGCTTTTTAGGTATAGGCTGGACCCTAGACAGTATATGGCAAAATAGTGTCGAAGATAGCGGGGCAATGGATGCGCCGCTTATCGCTTTAGCACAACTTCTTGCTAAACTCCCAAATCAAGACCGTAAAGAATACCTGGAACAAATCGATCTCAATCCTGACTACCCGCTTAAACTTGTCGATGCGAGTCAAATCGCCATAGCTAAGTCAAGCCAGTTAACTTCCGATAGCATACTCGTCACTTCACAGGGCGATAATCACGAACTCCATTTTGTTAAAGTCGGGCAACAAATTTTGATTGCCGGCCCCATTGAGATAGATCCTAGGGCTCGCCTCAGGGGCTTGTTCACGCTATTTTTCTACCTATCTTTAGCCTTCGTCGCCTTGATATGGGTCTGGCCCCTGTCGAGAGATCTCAAGACTCTAAAGAGTGCTACCCGTGAGTTTGGTCAAGCAAAGTGGGATACGCAGATAGAGCTTTCACCTCGCTCTCAGGTATTACCCCTAGCGATAACCTTTAATGAAATGTCACAAAAGATCAGCACGCTCATCGAAAATCAAAAGCATTTATCCAATGCTGTCTCCCACGAGATACGCACCCCTCTGGCCAGGCTTAAATTTGCTTTAGCGCTAATGCCACAGTATTGCCAACCCGACTCTAGCGCAGAACGTAGAGATGAGTTTCTCGATGAGATGCAGCAAGATGTCAAAGAGATGGAGAACTTACTTCAAGAGCTACTCACCTATGCAAGCCTGGAGTCCAAACAGAAAGACATTCAGTTTGAGCAATGCGATCTCGAAGTACTCACAGAGCACACCATAGAAAAACTCACCAATTCCATCAGCGCCCCAATCGAATTTATCCAACCAACAAACAAACCAGTTTATATAATTGGCGATCCCCTTCTGATAGAAAGAGCCATACAAAACTTGATCACCAACGCACAACGATTTGGCCGTAAATCAATCAAGGTCAAAATTGAGCAAAGTGAGAAACAAGTAACTCTGTCAATCACAGATGATGGTCAAGGGATCCCTGTTGAAGATCAAGCTAAAATATTTGAACCTTTCTACCGCAGTCAATCGGTACAGAATGGGAATAAAGGCCACGGCCTAGGATTAGCGATAATCAAACGTATCATGGACAGACACGAAGGTAAGGTGACACTTGAAAGCACAGATGGCCATACCTGTTTTACCTTGTTCTGGCCGACGGCTGAATCAACAGGAAACATTCAATAG